The Hyphomicrobiales bacterium genome contains the following window.
CTTGTAGGTCGGCTTCTTGGCCATGTCGGCTCCTGCATCTGCCAGCGGCGGTTAGCCCGCTGCCGTGGTGGGAAAGTCTAGGCGAGTCCGACGCTGTCCGCCACCTCGTTGTAGAAGCGAAGGACATCGCCGATCCCGTCGCCGTATTTCTCGTCCATGGTCAGCGGCTCCTCCTGCCAGTCGAGGCTGTCCGCGATGGCCTGTCGCTGCTCGATGCGCGTCTGGTAGATGGGGTGGGAGATCGCGATCTCGTCGATCAGGATGCGGTCCGGCCCCTGCTGTCGAACGAAATTCGCGACGCACCGGTAGCGTCGGCGTGACAGCGCGATCTCGTTGACCCCGTTCATGTTGAACTTGCCCTCGATGGTCTGCGAGACGCGGTCGATGGCGTATTGGGAGACATAGTCGGGGCGGAACGGCACGACCACGTGCCGGCAGCGGCGCAGCGCGGCATCGACCGCGAGCGAAAGCCCCGGCGGACAGTCGACGATGACGACATCGTAGGGCGCCATGATCGTCTCGAGGAAGTCACCGAGATAGTTGGCGACCCGCGTGCGGATCACGCCCATGTCGAGCCTTTTCATGCCCTTGGCCATATTGAGCAACAGCTCGTCCAAGATGTCCTCGACGTCGAGCGAGCCGCAGAAGAGGCCGAGGTCTGGCCGCGTACGGTCGTCGCGCACGACGTCGCCGGCCCCGGAAATGATATAGTCGGCCGCCGACGCCCCCGGACGGGTGCCGCGATCGTAGAAATAATCGGCGATGGTATGGCTGTCGTATCGTGCCCGACGCCAGCGCTCGCCACCGATCAGCATCAGCGACGAATTGCATTGCGTATCGAGATCGATGAGCAGCGTGCGCCGCTGGCCCCAGGCGGAAAAGCCATGCGCGAGCATACTGGCGATGGTGGATTTGCCGACCCCGCCCTTCTTGTTGGCCACCGCGATGCTGATGGGCATGCTCATTGCGCTCCTCACGATCGTCTGGCCGTTTGCCACGACCTCGAACGCGGGGAGAATGCCTGATTCGTCAGGCGGATGTGTGAGCGGCATCCCTCGCGCCAAGACCGCGCGTGCCAGCGCTTCGCGAATGCATCGGATTTGCCACTAATTTGCCGACGCTCTGGCACGAGTTTCTATCACCTTTTTGATACGACCGAGGCATATCGCTTTGCGGAGCCTCTCATGTTTCTTTTCCTCGAGCCACGACCGAGCCTCCTTTCCCGCTGGGGGCGTGATCGCTCCGGCGCTGTTTCCAT
Protein-coding sequences here:
- a CDS encoding AAA family ATPase, producing MPLTHPPDESGILPAFEVVANGQTIVRSAMSMPISIAVANKKGGVGKSTIASMLAHGFSAWGQRRTLLIDLDTQCNSSLMLIGGERWRRARYDSHTIADYFYDRGTRPGASAADYIISGAGDVVRDDRTRPDLGLFCGSLDVEDILDELLLNMAKGMKRLDMGVIRTRVANYLGDFLETIMAPYDVVIVDCPPGLSLAVDAALRRCRHVVVPFRPDYVSQYAIDRVSQTIEGKFNMNGVNEIALSRRRYRCVANFVRQQGPDRILIDEIAISHPIYQTRIEQRQAIADSLDWQEEPLTMDEKYGDGIGDVLRFYNEVADSVGLA